In Glycine soja cultivar W05 chromosome 10, ASM419377v2, whole genome shotgun sequence, the genomic stretch TCTGATGAAGCCCTTGTTCAGCTGAGTTGTCTTCTTCTGATGATCTTGCATGGCGAGATGGTGGAATACCAGCCAAAATGTTCAGCATGTTAGGACCACGAGCCATGCGCAGACGCACACATGCCAAAGCTATGCTGACAAGTAAGAAGATCAAGCCAATTACAAAAGCTACTCCATATGTGAACTCACTTGGGTCAAAACCGTTGTTCTCCTTGTTGTTGGTGCTATTGTTCATCTTGGATCGAAAATTTGGAATGGGTTGGGGTTAATTTGTGGAATGAAATTGCTTAATGTGATTCTTAATTTGGTGATTTACGAGGTTTAACAAAATTTGATGAGGTAGGAAATAGCATCATATATAGTTTTTCTGGGGGGTCAACGTTTGTACATGtctttttcatatttcatgTGTTAACcctcttttaatttaattttgttaatttgttagttggcTTCTCGTTCTGCGAGAAATTTCCTACGGTGTGGACATGACAAGGACTTTGTGCAAAGCTAAATTCTCTCTTTATGTGTGACTGTGACAACTTTATATTCAATTAGTTCTGAACCATTATCAACTGAGAAAATTGGAAGAGTAATTACACTAGAGCAGCCAAAATTCGAGActataaaacattatttaaattgataatCACTAACGACTTGTACAAGTTGaccatatatacatataaatgtatttaaaaataccAACTTTGCGTGTACGGGATTGAGGTTACTGTTTTTTTAGATCTAGTGCGGGTTACAATTTGAAGCATTCAAAACCAATTTTTGATTCCACTATTTGGCAATATTTTGATTGGACGTGGATTTTCAaggataacttttttttctataattataat encodes the following:
- the LOC114369387 gene encoding putative RING-H2 finger protein ATL71, translating into MNNSTNNKENNGFDPSEFTYGVAFVIGLIFLLVSIALACVRLRMARGPNMLNILAGIPPSRHARSSEEDNSAEQGLHQIDKSFERYPKLLYSQVEKGSSSSSVVSSSCSICLGDYKESDTLRLLPHCDHLFHLACVDPWLRLHSTCPICRKSSIHA